A single window of Methanothermobacter marburgensis str. Marburg DNA harbors:
- a CDS encoding glycosyltransferase family 2 protein: MTSRDVSGDVRVAAVVVTYNRKELLMECLEALMKQTRPLQAIYIIDNASTDGTPELLHQEGYTPSPEGGTLTLKTPKNQKEIRVTHIRLPENTGGAGGFHEGVKRAYQDGYDWIWLMDDDAEPLPDSLEKLLVYASDGVVALANLKVSPDGNPQFRHRGFFDFEGFGDMVQPVSPDDLKEDCVEIDHASFVGLLVNLKAVEYVGFPRADFFLHFDDVEYSLRLRRKGDILLIPGSPILHKDGAMVNSGSRRILGKDVPMVPYDRLWLRYYGVRNSVWLRKMNMKWWRFYLFLLKAIPLSIGGQLISGENILRRVKFILNAYMDGFRGIFDNEKPKRILYG; this comes from the coding sequence ATGACCTCCAGGGATGTTTCCGGTGATGTGAGGGTGGCTGCAGTCGTGGTAACCTACAACCGTAAGGAGCTGCTCATGGAATGCCTGGAGGCACTCATGAAGCAGACAAGACCCCTCCAGGCCATATATATAATAGACAACGCCTCAACTGATGGAACACCAGAACTCCTCCACCAGGAAGGCTACACCCCCAGCCCAGAGGGAGGAACACTAACCCTGAAAACACCCAAAAACCAGAAAGAAATCAGGGTCACCCACATAAGACTACCAGAAAACACCGGCGGAGCAGGAGGATTCCACGAAGGAGTCAAAAGAGCCTACCAGGACGGATACGACTGGATCTGGCTAATGGATGATGATGCAGAACCACTACCCGATAGCCTTGAGAAATTACTTGTATATGCTTCAGATGGTGTTGTTGCCCTGGCTAATCTAAAGGTCTCCCCTGACGGGAACCCCCAGTTTAGACACAGGGGCTTCTTTGACTTTGAAGGTTTCGGTGATATGGTTCAGCCGGTTTCACCTGACGACCTCAAGGAGGATTGTGTTGAAATTGATCATGCCTCATTTGTGGGCCTTCTTGTTAACCTTAAGGCGGTTGAATATGTTGGTTTCCCACGGGCCGACTTCTTCCTGCACTTCGATGATGTTGAGTACTCTTTGAGGTTGAGGAGGAAGGGTGATATCCTACTCATACCTGGAAGCCCCATCCTCCACAAGGACGGTGCAATGGTGAATAGTGGGTCAAGGAGGATCCTCGGGAAGGATGTCCCCATGGTACCCTATGATAGGCTCTGGTTAAGATATTATGGTGTCAGGAATTCTGTCTGGCTTCGTAAAATGAACATGAAGTGGTGGAGATTCTACCTTTTCCTCCTAAAGGCCATCCCACTTTCAATTGGGGGTCAGCTTATAAGCGGTGAGAATATCTTGAGGAGGGTAAAATTCATTCTAAACGCATATATGGATGGATTTAGAGGAATTTTTGATAACGAAAAACCGAAGAGGATACTTTATGGTTGA